The following is a genomic window from Hyperolius riggenbachi isolate aHypRig1 chromosome 4, aHypRig1.pri, whole genome shotgun sequence.
cagtacatacctctatacatacatacatacctctatacatacagtatatacatacatacctccattggcaggttttggtgtgccgtatcaattgttatgtatagagtgcttggggggccccaacgtAAAActagcatcggggcccacagctccttagctaagccactgaATCTGTGCTATAGGATCTTTAAACACAATTGGCTATTTTTCATGTGACGGGGTGTTGATTTGGTAGGGCGGGTCCAGGAATAAAATAATCCTTTACCTGATCTCATCCCTGCCATGGTCTACCTTCTTACATAACAAACGTTGTTGTAGCACTGCACCAAGTCACTGTGCCCGGCAGTCAGAGCGGTGGAAGGTTTCTCATTCACTAGGGCTGCCATCTCGCTTCTGACATTTCCTGCACAGCCCAGGATTTCAACAAACGGGACACTTTCTTCAGATGCTAAAGGGTTATCTGTCACTCTCAGCAGAGCCGAGGCAAACTGTCTACAAAGTATAACAAGTCAGAATGAGATGcacataattctgcattgatgcaagattgtgcaaagtttgtatacaaatgtatgcagctccaAACCGACCAATCTAATCCCCCCAAGGTAAAACGctattggtctgttttcaagctgcatgaatttgcatacatttgcataatcctgcatcaactcagaagtgTTTGCATCTAATTGTCCATCCCTTATAACAATCAGTGAGTCAGCCCTGCCGACATTCCCAGCTCTGAACCGTGGAAGTCCTCGGCCTATTGTCTGGTGAGCCACACTATGGCCCGGtgtacaccaaaaaccgctagcagatccgcaacatgctagcagattttgaaacgctttttcttctttttctgcagcgtttcagctagtgttttgcggtttttgtgtagcggttttggtgtagtagatttcatgtattgttacggtaatgctgttactgaacagctactgtaacaaaaacgccggtaacaccgctctgaacaggcgtttttcagagcggtttgcggtttttctatacttaacattgaggcagaaacgcacctgcaatccaaaaaatgcctcacctcgggagtatgcgtttcagcaaatcgcctcccgctctggtgtgcaccagcccattgagatacattgaccaagcgtatccacaCTGAAAAAGCcgatcggtgtgcaccagcccatagcgaggattctgttagttatagtggaAGTCTTGTTTGCATTTTTACTTGCTACAGTACAGCACTTTGTGTTACAGATTGTGGAGGGAATCACCTGGGTTTCCATTACGTCTTATAGGGAAATCTGCTTTGATATAAGtgcgctttggattacaagcattttTCCAGAGTGAATTATGCTAGCAAACCAAGCTTCCACTCTGTGTAtactaattatatatatatatatatatatatatatatatatatatatatatatatacacatacatacacacatatatatatatatatatatatacatacacatacatacatacacacactgggaaatactgcttgctgtctatgaacctcgttgcattgtgggagataatggCTGTTGCTAagcaaactgtcatgaccatggccctgacatcacacagtgggaggggtttcaccacaatattacctgccatccctgatgatctatttgagaaaaggtagagatttcttgtagcaaaggggatatcagctagtgACTGGGAAGAAGTTTAGTTTTGCATCAGGCTCGGTGCACACAgaacatgaaaggctgcattttatgtcatgtgcatattttttgtgtgcgttttttgtatgtttttgctgcgtttttggtgcatttgcggtTGCGTTTTTTTTCCCGCAGAtatgtttttcaagcattttgcgtgtgttttaatgcatttgctgtTCGCATATAGAAAACTCAtaagcgtttttcatgcattttacaaTTGCGTTTTATGTAAATTAATAGGAAGACAACAAGAAGCATacatgacattttttttacaaaaacgcatggaaaatgcatgaaaaacactTACcattgtgttaccattgtgttaccattgtgttaccattgtgttaccattgtgttataccattgtgttaccattgtgttaccattgtgttaccattgtgttaccattgtgttataccattgtgttaccattgtgttaccattgtgttaccattgtgttaccattgtgttaccattgtgttaccattgtgttataccattgtgttaccattgtgttaccattgtgttaccattgtgttaccattgtgttaccattgtgttaccattgtgttaccattgtgttataccattgtgttaccattgtgttaccattgtgttaccattgtgttaccattgtgttaccattgtgttaccattgtgttaccattgtgttataccattgtgttaccattgtgttaccattgtgttaccattgtgttaccattgtgttaccattgtgttaccattgtgttaccattgtgttaccATTGACTTTCCTGATGTGCGGctttgatgcgtttttgcatattatgcaacaaaaccagtgtttttgaaaacgcacgcatataaaacgcatgtgttttttatATGCATATTTTTTCCTTTCATTTCCTACTTTCATTGGCGGCAAAAACGCTAACACAGcggtttccgcaacgctagcgtttctgctatgtgtgcaactAGCCTCAAAATGTATCTtattttattgttaaaaaaaaagttcctgtaAAAGTGTACGGTAAAGTGTAACAGGCGGTGCCTGCAATGCCGGGCTCTGTCTGCAGGATGGAGGATaaaatactcacctgtcctgacGTCATCCATACAGGCAGCTGATCTCGCTCCATCTCCCTGCCATGGTTCTGTGCACGCCCACCTAACAGCTGCTGCGTCCTGATTGGAGGCTGACGAGCTGGGGGCGGGCCGTGGCCACGCAGACAGAGGTGACCGAAGACCTTCAGAAACATGGCCGCCGCACTGCCAAGGGAGGGGCAGAACGTCTCTCTCTAAcctcaggacaggtaatgtatacctcccCCCCATCTGTCCTCATACAGGCGGAGCCTGTCATTACACTGGAAGCACTCTTTACGTTCACCTTCACATGCTATAAGCTGTTATGGGCAATAGGgattatcaatgagatgcaaatatttctgagttcatacaggattatgtaaatgtttatgcaaatgtatctgCAGCTGCAAAATGGACCAAACCAgttaaaccttggtgggacttgattggtccattttcaagctgcatacaaatgtacatagggacagatttatcaaagcattaccaacaggttttttttattcctaAACTGTTCtccagaggaactgttctgcatgataataggaACCTTCTCAAATCCTTCGTAATAACGGCAGTTCAGTGTttttagagctgcactacagttaagaaaagtccaTCCCTAaaatgctgcagattaagaagtgcttaatagcagttctccagatagtgcagcagtgcaggctaggcatgatttgtgaagggctcctccccctgctgaatcctgtgcagctgttctgtgcttaatccttccagtgctgggtattgatgcaatacagcagatgttttGGTTACCTTAGCAAcaacaatttccctcacacactgcactgccggaGAGACCTTCTTAACTCCTCCTATTTCACAACAGTTCAAAGGAgtgctttcgcgaaaaaagtaggcagttaaaaaatgtgacagatgacaggttttgggccagtccatcttttgaagggggattctcagggctttctttattttcaacagcatttcctgaagaacagttgcaaaatctaactgacataatagtgtgcaagtgattagggaggccggctggtatcttgctattttggcagttaaactgttgttcaggaaatgctgttgaaaacaaagaaagccctgagaatcccccttaaaaagatggactggcacaaaacctgtcatctgtcacattttttaactgcctactttttccgcgaaagaacccctttaagaaggaatctgcactatttggtgatttcttaagatgtctgagacaaatttgcacagatttctaaaaacctaccaatattttgtctcagacactcttgataaacgtCCCTGAATGTCCTGCATGAACTTGGACATGTTCGCATCTCGTTGATCCTCCCTGATGGGCGATATCCTCTTTCTTTAGCTCTGTGAGGACAGAAGAGTGTCGCTGCTGTGTAGATAATCATCATCATTCGAATGCAGAAAAAGTAGTTTATAATATTAATTCAATGTACACTATATGCTGTATGAGAAGAAAAATAACATACATTAACAGTGCTCAGTTTAAAATATAAGTACAAAAGTTAATGGTGCAATATAGTtctgtttccccccctcccccatcaggCTTAGAAAAATCCGCCCCTCTTGTTACTGTGATTTGTTACACGGTTTAATAAAGTTATATGAAAAAGACTTTCTTCCCCATGAAGTGAGTCCTAATACTTGGGAATCAGTAtagtcagggccgtttcttgggcagtgcgggcagggcgaccgcactgggcgcagaccagcaagtagaagggggggcgcaggcagaaggatatAATTGCTAGGGAGCTGGTaatgcgcggtgcagccaaatggaagaagaaagaagattaccagcgcgatcacctttcttgactcctcctaggctgcctgcgtcagacttcaagtcatcatcatgtcaccaccacgtgatgacacctgatgtcttgtagcggtactgcaggctgtgagtgcgcggcacccatggaggagtcggctttccgggctctcctcgtctgggtgttttcctggtccctgcttcctcctggaagaGCGGCTGGACACtagaaagtaggcagatctacttgtgacctgtggctgtgtttctgttcctaaagagtaagggttcccgagtccacaggggtggggggaagggggcacaattttaacaccctcgccctgggtgcaatttagcctagaaactgccctgagtaTAGTGTGCCGGTCTGCGGGGACAAGCTGCAGGCTGGGCTCATCAGACAGATGGCACGGGGATATGCTTGGCAGAAATACTCTCACACTCTTGCATGATATCATTACTGGTGTGGTAATGCATGGCAATATAtgacttgccaaagccgaaggcggAGTTTACCGGCTGCAGGCTATTGGGGGTGCTGACTTCCTGGGAGGGGCTGCTATTATAGATGCTATAGTAGGGATCGATGTGGGTATGGATGGGGGTGGAAGTGCTTTGGGCATAATGCTGATGCCCCCCAGAGCCTTTCGGACTCAGCACGCTGTCTTTAGAATGGCTCGGGCCGCAAGCTTGGTCCACAAACTTTTTCTGTGGCTTTGGAGACAACATGTACGCAGAGTTGGTCTCGTGGTGCGAGGACTTGTTCCGGTTGACCTCCAGGCTGCCTTTGCCCATGGCGCGTAGCCTGGTTTTCTGCTTGCAGCATAAGAATCCCAGGGCAACATACTGCAGACACCAGAGAACCCTCCTCCGCAGGCCGGCACTGTTGCGGGagtagataaaggggtttaggcCGGACTTTAGAAAGATCAGAGTGAATCCACACAGCTCAAACTGGTACAAGACGAAACTGCCGCTATTCGTCAGAACGTCTTGGACCAGAGAGATCCCTAATGGGAGGCAGCAGATGAGCACAGAGAGGACAATGACCACACAAGTCACTACCGCTTTGGAATCCTTTGCGGTGGACAGGTTGACCGCGGACACAAGCTGTAGTCTGCTCCCTGGAACGGGCATTTGGCTCAGTTTTTTGGTGTAGGCGTGAGTCTGAACGTGTTGAAGTTTGTTGTAGTTCTGGTTCCTGTACAAAGCAGGAACGGTGCACTGTACCCCATCCACTCCAGGCACAATAAACGGTTGTGGTCTGGTTGCATCCACTGTGATGATTGGACATTTCCTCACTTGGGCGTTCTTCCTCAGCGTTTGGGCGATCATGATGTAAGATGCCGACACAACTGCCACACAGAAAGTGAAGTCTATGACATACAAGTACAGGATGACTTTGCCATCGCTACTGATCAGGCTGTACATGGGTAAGCATATAGGTGACTTTCGTGTCCTTAGTGTGGCTAGGGTGGCGAGGGTAAAGCTTGTTGTCCAAAGGAGCACCGTGAGGAATAAAGTGCAGGGGAAGGAGGCTGTCCGATTCGGCTGTTGTCCAAGCACCATCCTTAGTCGGTGAAGGGCAATCACCGCTACAGTTTTTAAGGACATGATGATAAACCCGGAACTGGTGAGGTGAAAGGTGAAGCAGAACGCGTCGGGGACATTGCTGCCGgtatcaaaaaacaaaacaaaggcaAACATGGGGGCGGAGATGCAACAAATGAAAAGGTCACAGAAGGACAAGTTCAGGATCATAAAGTCAAAGTTCGTCCTAAATTTCCTAAAGGCCGGGTCAAAGAAGGATAAGAAGACCACCAAGTTCCCGTAGGATCCCAGGCAGAAGATGATGACCAGGACAAACGTGCAGGTGACCAGCGTGGCCGTGTGGATGATCTGCTGGATGTCTCGCAGTGTCCCGTTGCCCACGTGGGCCACGGACGTGCTGTTCACATAGTCGTAACGTATCTGATCCGCAAAGTCAGTCATTGTGTCTGATAAATTCATGATTAACACTCAAGGCTTCCGGGGGGGCCGGTTATGCTGGGTGAGCCCGGGAAAAGGTCCTCTCCCAGGCAAGTCCATGGAAAGCGCAGCACAACTCAATAACACTCCAGGCTGAGGAGAGGCCTAATCTGCAAATCAGGAGggggcctggaaaaaaaaacaacaaaaacatcaCTACTTCCTGCTGGCATAGAAAAA
Proteins encoded in this region:
- the GPR75 gene encoding probable G-protein coupled receptor 75; this encodes MNLSDTMTDFADQIRYDYVNSTSVAHVGNGTLRDIQQIIHTATLVTCTFVLVIIFCLGSYGNLVVFLSFFDPAFRKFRTNFDFMILNLSFCDLFICCISAPMFAFVLFFDTGSNVPDAFCFTFHLTSSGFIIMSLKTVAVIALHRLRMVLGQQPNRTASFPCTLFLTVLLWTTSFTLATLATLRTRKSPICLPMYSLISSDGKVILYLYVIDFTFCVAVVSASYIMIAQTLRKNAQVRKCPIITVDATRPQPFIVPGVDGVQCTVPALYRNQNYNKLQHVQTHAYTKKLSQMPVPGSRLQLVSAVNLSTAKDSKAVVTCVVIVLSVLICCLPLGISLVQDVLTNSGSFVLYQFELCGFTLIFLKSGLNPFIYSRNSAGLRRRVLWCLQYVALGFLCCKQKTRLRAMGKGSLEVNRNKSSHHETNSAYMLSPKPQKKFVDQACGPSHSKDSVLSPKGSGGHQHYAQSTSTPIHTHIDPYYSIYNSSPSQEVSTPNSLQPVNSAFGFGKSYIAMHYHTSNDIMQECESISAKHIPVPSV